A single region of the Gorilla gorilla gorilla isolate KB3781 chromosome 1, NHGRI_mGorGor1-v2.1_pri, whole genome shotgun sequence genome encodes:
- the ALDH4A1 gene encoding delta-1-pyrroline-5-carboxylate dehydrogenase, mitochondrial isoform X2, whose amino-acid sequence MLLPAPALRRALLSRPWTGAGLRWKHTSSLKVANEPVLAFTQGSPERDALQKALKDLKGRTEAIPCMVGDEEVWTSDVQYQVSPFNHGHKVAKFCYADKSLLNKAIEAALAARKEWDLKPIADRAQIFLKAADMLSGPRRAEILAKTMVGQGKTVIQAEIDAAAELIDFFRFNAKYAVELEGQQPISVPPSTNSTVYRGLEGFVAAISPFNFTAIGGNLAGTPALMGNVVLWKPSDTAMLASYAVYRILREAGLPPNIIQFVPADGPLFGDTVTSSEHLCGINFTGSVPTFKYLWKQVAQNLDRFRTFPRLAGECGGKNFHFVHRSADVESVVSGTLRSAFEYGGQKCSACSRLYVPHSLWPQIKGRLLEEHSRIKVGDPAEDFGTFFSAVIDAKSFARIKKWLEHARSSPSLTILAGGKCDDSVGYFVEPCIVESKDPQEPIMKEEIFGPVLSVYVYPDDKYKETLQLVDSTTSYGLTGAVFSQDKDVVQEATKVLRNAAGNFYINDKSTGSIVGQQPFGGARASGTNDKPGGPYYILRWTSPQVIKETHKPLGDWSYAYMQ is encoded by the exons GCTGCGGTGGAAGCACACCTCCTCCCTGAAGGTGGCCAACGAGCCCGTCTTAGCCTTCACCCAGGGCAGCCCTGAGCGAGATGCCCTGCAAAAG GCCTTGAAGGACCTGAAGGGCCGGACGGAAGCCATCCCATGCATGGTGGGGGATGAGGAGGTGTGGACGTCGGACGTGCAGTACCAAGTGTCG CCTTTTAACCATGGACATAAGGTGGCCAAGTTCTGTTATGCAGACAAG AGCCTGCTCAACAAAGCCATTGAGGCTGCCCTGGCTGCCCGGAAAGAGTGGGACCTGAAGCCTATTGCAGACCGGGCCCAGATCTTCCTGAAGGCGGCAGACATGCTGAGTGGGCCGCGCAGGGCTGAGATCCTCGCCAAGACCATGGTGGGACAG GGTAAGACCGTGATCCAAGCGGAGATTGACGCTGCAGCCGAACTCATCGACTTCTTCCGGTTCAATGCCAAGTATGCGGTGGAGCTGGAGGGGCAGCAGCCCATCAGCGTGCCCCCGAGCACCAACAGCACGGTGTACCGGGGTCTGGAG GGCTTCGTGGCGGCCATCTCGCCCTTTAACTTCACTGCAATTGGCGGCAACCTGGCAGGGACACCGGCCCTGATG GGCAACGTGGTCCTATGGAAGCCCAGTGACACTGCCATGCTGGCCAGCTATGCTGTCTACCGCATCCTTCGGGAGGCCGGCCTGCCCCCCAACATCATCCAGTTTGTGCCAGCTGATGGGCCCCTATTTGGGGACACTGTCACCAGCTCAGAGCACCTCTGTGGCATCAACTTCACAGGCAGTGTGCC CACCTTCAAATACCTGTGGAAGCAGGTGGCCCAGAACCTGGACCGGTTCCGCACCTTCCCACGCCTGGCTGGAG AGTGCGGCGGAAAGAACTTCCACTTCGTGCACCGCTCGGCCGACGTGGAGAGCGTGGTGAGCGGGACCCTCCGCTCAGCCTTCGAGTACGGTGGCCAGAAGTGTTCCGCCTGCTCGCGTCTCTACGTGCCGCACTCGCTGTGGCCGCAGATCAAAGGGCGGCTGCTGGAGGAGCACAGTCGGATCAAAGTGGGCGAC CCTGCAGAGGATTTTGGGACCTTCTTCTCTGCAGTGATTGATGCCAAG TCCTTTGCCCGTATCAAGAAGTGGCTGGAGCACGCGCGCTCCTCACCCAGCCTCACCATCCTGGCCGGGGGCAAGTGTGATGACTCCGTGGGCTACTTTGTGGAGCCCTGCATCGTGGAGAGCAAGGACCCTCAGGAGCCCATCATGAAGGAG GAGATCTTTGGGCCTGTACTGTCTGTGTACGTCTACCCGGACGACAAGTACAAGGAGACGCTGCAGCTGGTTGACAGCACCACCAGCTATGGCCTCACGGGGGCAGTGTTCTCCCAGGATAA GGACGTCGTGCAGGAGGCCACAAAGGTGCTGAGGAATGCTGCCGGCAACTTCTACATCAACGACAAGTCCACTGGCTCGATAGTGGGCCAGCAGCCCTTTGGGGGGGCCCGAGCCTCTG GAACCAATGACAAGCCAGGGGGCCCATACTACATCCTGCGCTGGACGTCGCCGCAGGTCATCAAGGAGACACATAAGCCCCTGGGGGACTGGAGCTACGCGTACATGCAGTGA
- the ALDH4A1 gene encoding delta-1-pyrroline-5-carboxylate dehydrogenase, mitochondrial isoform X1 has translation MLLPAPALRRALLSRPWTGAGLRWKHTSSLKVANEPVLAFTQGSPERDALQKALKDLKGRTEAIPCMVGDEEVWTSDVQYQVSPFNHGHKVAKFCYADKSLLNKAIEAALAARKEWDLKPIADRAQIFLKAADMLSGPRRAEILAKTMVGQGKTVIQAEIDAAAELIDFFRFNAKYAVELEGQQPISVPPSTNSTVYRGLEGFVAAISPFNFTAIGGNLAGTPALMGNVVLWKPSDTAMLASYAVYRILREAGLPPNIIQFVPADGPLFGDTVTSSEHLCGINFTGSVPVIARIKHVNEQERASQTGSAPYSCGTFKYLWKQVAQNLDRFRTFPRLAGECGGKNFHFVHRSADVESVVSGTLRSAFEYGGQKCSACSRLYVPHSLWPQIKGRLLEEHSRIKVGDPAEDFGTFFSAVIDAKSFARIKKWLEHARSSPSLTILAGGKCDDSVGYFVEPCIVESKDPQEPIMKEEIFGPVLSVYVYPDDKYKETLQLVDSTTSYGLTGAVFSQDKDVVQEATKVLRNAAGNFYINDKSTGSIVGQQPFGGARASGTNDKPGGPYYILRWTSPQVIKETHKPLGDWSYAYMQ, from the exons GCTGCGGTGGAAGCACACCTCCTCCCTGAAGGTGGCCAACGAGCCCGTCTTAGCCTTCACCCAGGGCAGCCCTGAGCGAGATGCCCTGCAAAAG GCCTTGAAGGACCTGAAGGGCCGGACGGAAGCCATCCCATGCATGGTGGGGGATGAGGAGGTGTGGACGTCGGACGTGCAGTACCAAGTGTCG CCTTTTAACCATGGACATAAGGTGGCCAAGTTCTGTTATGCAGACAAG AGCCTGCTCAACAAAGCCATTGAGGCTGCCCTGGCTGCCCGGAAAGAGTGGGACCTGAAGCCTATTGCAGACCGGGCCCAGATCTTCCTGAAGGCGGCAGACATGCTGAGTGGGCCGCGCAGGGCTGAGATCCTCGCCAAGACCATGGTGGGACAG GGTAAGACCGTGATCCAAGCGGAGATTGACGCTGCAGCCGAACTCATCGACTTCTTCCGGTTCAATGCCAAGTATGCGGTGGAGCTGGAGGGGCAGCAGCCCATCAGCGTGCCCCCGAGCACCAACAGCACGGTGTACCGGGGTCTGGAG GGCTTCGTGGCGGCCATCTCGCCCTTTAACTTCACTGCAATTGGCGGCAACCTGGCAGGGACACCGGCCCTGATG GGCAACGTGGTCCTATGGAAGCCCAGTGACACTGCCATGCTGGCCAGCTATGCTGTCTACCGCATCCTTCGGGAGGCCGGCCTGCCCCCCAACATCATCCAGTTTGTGCCAGCTGATGGGCCCCTATTTGGGGACACTGTCACCAGCTCAGAGCACCTCTGTGGCATCAACTTCACAGGCAGTGTGCC AGTCATTGCAAGGATTAAACATGTTAATGAACAGGAAAGAGCTTCGCAGACTGGAAGTGCACCCTACAGCTGTGG CACCTTCAAATACCTGTGGAAGCAGGTGGCCCAGAACCTGGACCGGTTCCGCACCTTCCCACGCCTGGCTGGAG AGTGCGGCGGAAAGAACTTCCACTTCGTGCACCGCTCGGCCGACGTGGAGAGCGTGGTGAGCGGGACCCTCCGCTCAGCCTTCGAGTACGGTGGCCAGAAGTGTTCCGCCTGCTCGCGTCTCTACGTGCCGCACTCGCTGTGGCCGCAGATCAAAGGGCGGCTGCTGGAGGAGCACAGTCGGATCAAAGTGGGCGAC CCTGCAGAGGATTTTGGGACCTTCTTCTCTGCAGTGATTGATGCCAAG TCCTTTGCCCGTATCAAGAAGTGGCTGGAGCACGCGCGCTCCTCACCCAGCCTCACCATCCTGGCCGGGGGCAAGTGTGATGACTCCGTGGGCTACTTTGTGGAGCCCTGCATCGTGGAGAGCAAGGACCCTCAGGAGCCCATCATGAAGGAG GAGATCTTTGGGCCTGTACTGTCTGTGTACGTCTACCCGGACGACAAGTACAAGGAGACGCTGCAGCTGGTTGACAGCACCACCAGCTATGGCCTCACGGGGGCAGTGTTCTCCCAGGATAA GGACGTCGTGCAGGAGGCCACAAAGGTGCTGAGGAATGCTGCCGGCAACTTCTACATCAACGACAAGTCCACTGGCTCGATAGTGGGCCAGCAGCCCTTTGGGGGGGCCCGAGCCTCTG GAACCAATGACAAGCCAGGGGGCCCATACTACATCCTGCGCTGGACGTCGCCGCAGGTCATCAAGGAGACACATAAGCCCCTGGGGGACTGGAGCTACGCGTACATGCAGTGA